The following proteins are encoded in a genomic region of Sparus aurata chromosome 11, fSpaAur1.1, whole genome shotgun sequence:
- the LOC115590775 gene encoding vitellogenin-2: MRVLLLAITVALAAGHQVNLTPEFAAGRTHMYKYEAFLMGGLPEEGLARAGVKVRSKVLIGPAAADVFILKLVEPEIFEYSGIWPKDAFIPATKLTSALAAQLLTPIKFEYTNGVVGKVFAPAGVSATVLNLHRGILNILQLNIKKTQNVYELQEPGAQGVCKTHYVISEDAKADRILLTKTKDMNNCQQRILKDIGLAYTEKCVECEARGTTLKGTAAFNYVMKPAATGALLLEATATELIQFSPFNILNGAAQMEAKQILTFLEIEKTPVEPIRAEYLHRGSLQYEFGSELLQTPIQLLRISNAEAQIVEILNHLVANNVAKVHEDAPLKFIELIQLLRVARFESIEALWTQYKTRPDYRHWMLNAVPAIGTHVALRFLKEKFLVGELTIAETAQALLASVHMVTADMEAIKLAEGLAMHHKIQENPVLREIVMLGYGTLVAKYCAENPTCPAELVKPIHEILVQAVAKGETEQLIVALKVLGNAGHPASLKPIMKLLPSFGTTGASLPHRVHIDTALALRNMAKKEPKMVQEIAVQLFMDKALRPELRMVAAIILFETKLPMGLVTTLADVLLKESNLQVASFVYSYMKAMTKNTAPDFASVAAACNVAVKILSPKFDRLSYRFSRALHFDAYHNPWMMGAAASAFYINDAATVLPKAIVAKARTYLAGAYADVLELGVRTEGIQEALLKVNELPEKAERIAKMKQVLKALSDWRARPTSQPLASMYVKFFGQEIAFANIDKAIVDQIIELASGPAIQTYGMKALDALLSGFALHYAKPMLVAEVRRILPTTVGLPMELSFYTAAVAAASIEFQATVSPPLPANFHAAQLLKSDISMRAAIAPSVSMHTYAVMGVNTALIQAALLSRARVHTIVPAKMEARIDLIKGNFKLQFLPVQGIDKVASALVETFAVARNVEDLAAAKMTPMIPSEVATQLSREIFTSKISSRASSLAGDMSASSEIIPVDLPRKIASQLKLPKGFEKRMCAAIETFGIKACTEIESRNAVFIRDCPLYAMIGKHAVSVEVAPAAGPVIEKIEIEIQVGDKAAEKILKVINISGEEEILEDKNVLMKLKNILVPGLKNRTSSSSSSSSSSSRSRSSSSSSVSSKSSSSSSSRRTSKLVDAVAPIGTRSKRLTSSSSSSSSSSSSSSSSSRSSLGSKSSSRSASSSRSSVKSSSSSSSSSQSSSLSKQELKAMKFIKSHIHQHALSTAHANSKSSAYSFEAIYNKAKYLANAITPAVTILIRAVRADHKVQGYQIAAYFDRTAARVQVIFANLAENDHWRICADGVKLSDHKLMAKIAWGIECKQYMTEITAETGLVGKEPAARLKISWEKLPKSINRYAKEISEYISRMAQEAGISQAKVKNNAKQIELTVTVASEKMLNVVLKTPKMAIYKLGIGLPLNLPFGDTAAELEAYQNNWADKLSFMLTKAHAAECTMVRDTLITFNNRKFKNDMPHSCYQVLAQDCTSELKFIVLLKRDQTQEQNHINVKIADLDVDLYPKDSVMMVKINGVEIPINNLPYHHPAGKIQIRQSGEGIALHAPTHGLQEVYLDLNTLKVKVVDWMRGQTCGICGKADGEVRQEYSTPNKRLSKNAVSYAHSWVLPGKTCRDASECYMKLESVKLEKQMIHLGEESKCYSVEPVLRCLPGCMPLRTTTVTVGYHCVPADTTLNRSEGLSSIYEKSVDLRETAEAHVACRCTAQCA, translated from the exons ATGAGGGTGCTCTTACTAGCTATCACTGTGGCTCTTGCCG cTGGCCACCAGGTCAACCTAA CCCCAGAGTTTGCTGCTGGAAGGACACACATGTACAAATATGAAGCATTTCTCATGGGCGGCCTGCCTGAGGAGGGTCTGGCACGAGCCGGAGTCAAAGTCCGTAGCAAAGTTCTGATCGGTCCAGCAGCTGCTGATGTCTTTATACTGAAG cttgtTGAGCCTGAAATCTTTGAGTACAGTGGCATCTGGCCCAAAGATGCTTTCATCCCAGCCACCAAGCTCACCTCAGCCCTGGCTGCTCAGCTTTTGACCCCCATCAAGTTTGAGTATACTAACGGCGTTGTGGGCAAAGTATTTGCCCCTGCTGGCGTTTCTGCAACTGTGCTGAACCTCCACAGAGGAATCCTCAACATCCTCCAGCTGAACATCAAGAAGACTCAGAATGTCTATGAGCTGCAAGAG CCTGGTGCTCAGGGTGTGTGCAAGACCCACTACGTCATCAGTGAGGACGCAAAGGCTGATCGCATCCTGTTGACCAAGACCAAGGACATGAACAACTGCCAGCAGAGAATTCTTAAGGACATCGGCTTGGCTTACACTGAGAAATGTGTTGAGTGTGAGGCT AGAGGAACAACCCTGAAGGGAACTGCTGCTTTTAACTACGTCATGAAGCCAGCAGCCACAGGTGCTCTGCTCCTGGAGGCAACTGCTACAGAGCTCATCCAGTTCTCACCTTTCAACATCTTGAATGGCGCTGCCCAGATGGAGGCTAA GCAAATCCTGACCTTCCTGGAGATCGAGAAGACCCCAGTGGAGCCCATCAGAGCAGAATATCTTCACCGTGGATCACTGCAGTATGAGTTTGGCAGCGAGCTTCTCCAGACACCCATCCAGCTTCTGAGGATCAGCAATGCCGAGGCTCAG ATTGTTGAGATTCTGAACCACCTGGTGGCCAACAATGTGGCCAAGGTCCACGAAGATGCCCCTCTGAAGTTTATTGAACTCATCCAGCTGCTGCGTGTGGCCAGATTTGAGAGTATTGAGGCCCTCTGGACTCAGTACAAAACTAGACCAGATTACAG GCACTGGATGCTGAATGCTGTCCCTGCCATTGGTACTCACGTTGCTCTGAGGTTCCTCAAGGAGAAGTTCCTGGTTGGTGAGCTGACTATTGCTGAAACTGCTCAGGCCCTTCTGGCATCCGTGCACATGGTGACAGCTGACATGGAGGCCATCAAGCTTGCTGAG ggCCTGGCTATGCACCACAAGATCCAAGAAAACCCAGTTCTGCGTGAGATCGTCATGCTGGGATACGGTACCCTGGTTGCTAAATATTGTGCAGAGAACCCAACTTGCCCTGCTGAGCTTGTGAAG CCGATCCATGAGATTCTTGTCCAGGCTGTCGCCAAAGGTGAAACTGAGCAACTCATTGTCGCCCTTAAAGTTCTGGGTAATGCTGGCCACCCTGCCAGTCTTAAGCCGATCATGAAGCTCCTACCCAGCTTTGGCACAACTGGTGCTTCCCTGCCACACAGAGTTCACATTGATACTGCTCTAGCCCTGAGGAACATGGCTAAGAAGGAGCCCAAGATG GTCCAGGAAATAGCTGTTCAGCTGTTTATGGATAAGGCTCTCCGCCCAGAGCTCCGTATGGTCGCTGCTATCATTCTGTTTGAGACCAAGCTGCCCATGGGTCTGGTGACCACTCTTGCTGATGTCCTCTTGAAGGAATCAAATCTGCAGGTCGCTAGTTTTGTCTACTCCTACATGAAAGCCATGACCAAGAACACTGCTCCCGACTTTGCCTCTGT TGCTGCCGCTTGTAACGTTGCTGTGAAGATCCTCAGCCCCAAGTTCGACAGACTGAGCTACCGCTTCAGCAGAGCACTCCACTTCGATGCCTACCACA ACCCCTGGATGATGGGTGCTGCTGCCAGCGCCTTCTACATCAACGATGCTGCAACTGTTTTGCCAAAAGCCATAGTGGCCAAAGCTCGCACCTACCTGGCAGGAGCTTATGCTGATGTTCTTGAG CTTGGAGTGAGAACTGAAGGAATCCAAGAGGCCCTTCTGAAGGTCAACGAGCTTCCTGAGAAAGCTGAGAGGATTGCCAAGATGAAACAAGTCCTGAAGGCT CTTTCTGATTGGAGAGCTCGTCCCACAAGCCAGCCCCTGGCTTCCATGTATGTCAAGTTCTTCGGACAGGAAATTGCTTTTGCCAACATTGACAAAGCCATCGTTGATCAGATCATTGAG CTTGCCAGTGGACCAGCAATTCAGACTTATGGCATGAAGGCTTTGGACGCTTTGCTGTCTGGTTTCGCCTTGCATTATGCTAAACCAATGCTGGTTGCTGAGGTTCGTCGCATCCTTCCCACCACTGTCGGTCTCCCCATGGAGCTCAGTTTCTACACTGCTGCCGTGGCTGCTGCATCTATTGAGT TCCAAGCAACTGTGTCACCACCTCTGCCTGCAAACTTCCACGCTGCCCAGCTTCTGAAGTCTGATATCAGCATGAGGGCTGCCATTGCTCCAAG TGTCTCCATGCATACCTATGCAGTTATGGGAGTGAATACCGCTCTGATCCAGGCTGCCCTGCTGTCAAGAGCCAGAGTTCACACAATCGTTCCTGCAAAGATGGAAGCAAGAATCGACCTGATCAAGGGCAACTTCAAGCTTCAGTTCCTTCCGGTTCAGGGCATCGATAAAGTTGCATCTGCACT TGTTGAGACTTTTGCTGTCGCAAGAAATGTGGAGGACCTCGCAGCTGCCAAAATGACACCAATGATTCCATCTGAAGTTGCAACACAGCTGTCCAGGGAGATCTTCACCTCAAAGATTTCTAGCAGAGCATCTTCTCTGGCTGGTGATATG TCAGCATCATCTGAAATCATTCCCGTTGACCTGCCAAGGAAAATTGCCAGCCAACTGAAACTCCCCAAGGGCTTTGAGAAGAGAATGTGTGCCGCAATTGAAACCTTTGGAATCAAGGCATGCACTGAGATTGAATCTCGCAACGCTGTCTTCATCAGAGACTGCCCACTCTACGCCATGATTGGAAAACATGCTGTCTCAGTAGAGGTTGCTCCAG CTGCTGGACCAGTCATCGAGAAGATTGAAATTGAGATTCAGGTCGGagataaagcagcagaaaaaatcCTCAAGGTGATCAACATTAGTGGAGAAGAGGAAATTCTTGAGGACAAGAATGTGCTGATGAAACTCAAGAACATCCTGGTTCCTGGTCTGAAGAACAGAACATCAAGTTCTTCCAGCTCCAGCTCTAGCTCCAGCAGGTCTCGTTCaagcagctcctcctctgtgtcatCCAagtcctcctccagctcctcctctcgcCGCACAAGCAAGCTAGTCGACGCTGTTGCACCCATCGGCACGAGATCCAAGAGActgaccagcagctcctccagctccagcagctcctccagctccagcagctcctccagcaggtcTAGCCTTGGCTCAAAGAGTTCTTCCCGCAGCGCTTCATCCAGTCGCTCATCCGTCAAGTCCAGCtcttccagctccagctcctcccAGTCCAGCTCCCTGTCCAAG CAAGAACTGAAGGCGATGAAGTTTATCAAAAGCCACATCCACCAG CATGCCCTCTCAACAGCCCACGCCAACAGCAAGAGCAGTGCCTATAGTTTCGAAGCCATCTACAATAAG GCCAAGTACCTGGCCAACGCCATCACTCCTGCAGTAACCATCCTCATCCGCGCTGTGAGAGCAGACCATAAGGTTCAGGGATACCAGATTGCAGCTTATTTCGACAGAACTGCTGCCAGAGTGCAGGTCATTTTCGCTAACCTGGCCGAGAACGACCACTGGCGAATCTGTGCTGATGGTGTGAAGCTGAGCGACCACAAGctgatg GCCAAGATTGCCTGGGGCATTGAGTGCAAACAATACATGACAGAAATCACAGCTGAGACCGGTCTTGTGGGTAAAGAGCCTGCAGCCCGCCTGAAGATTTCCTGGGAGAAACTGCCAAAGAGCATAAACCGCTACGCAAAGGA GATCTCTGAGTACATTTCCCGCATGGCTCAGGAGGCCGGAATCAGCCAGGCAAAGGTCAAGAACAATGCTAAACAGATCGAACTGACTGTTACTGTTGCTTCTGAGAAAATGCTGAATGTCGTGCTGAAGACGCCAAAG ATGGCCATTTACAAACTTGGCATTGGTCTCCCCCTTAATCTGCCATTCGGAGACACCGCTGCTGAGCTGGAAGCATACCAGAACAACTGGGCTGACAAGCTCTCCTTCATGCTCACCAAGGCTCATGCAG CTGAGTGCACCATGGTCAGAGATACTCTGATCACATTCAACAACAGGAAATTCAAGAACGACATGCCCCATTCTTGCTATCAGGTTTTGGCTCAGGACTGCACATCAGAACTGAAATTCATAGTTCTGCTGAAGAGGGACCAGACACAGGAACAGAACCACATCAATGTCAAGATCGCAGACCT TGATGTCGACCTGTACCCCAAGGACAGTGTAATGATGGTGAAGATTAATGGAGTTGAAATCCCCATCAACAACCTGCCATATCATCATCCTgcag GCAAGATTCAGATCCGACAGAGCGGTGAGGGCATCGCTCTCCACGCTCCCACCCATGGTCTCCAGGAAGTCTACTTGGATCTGAACACACTGAAG gttAAAGTTGTGGACTGGATGAGAGGACAGACCTGT
- the ctbs gene encoding di-N-acetylchitobiase isoform X1: MSWFLLLLSSTVLACRAAVCPCERPELCLHIRQERDFEVFVFDVGGKAWKSYNWSMVTTVATFGKYDPELMCYAHSKGARVVLKGDIPLSYIVDQDNRTAWITEKVNLAKSQFMDGINLDIEQSVEEGSPEYYALTDLVKETTEAFHRELPGSQVSFDVAWSPKCIDKRCYDYVAIAESCDLLFVMSYDEQSQIMGDCIAMANAPLSQTLNAYDQYLNLRIDRKKLVMGMPWYGYDYPCVNLTQEGTCYIAKVPFRGAPCSDAAGKQKTYKWIMKQVNVSLSGRLWDNEQRAPYFNYKDEQGQIHQVWYDDPESICPKADYVTSKGLRGIGMWNGNILDYSDEPVARQQTAMMWNALLGC, encoded by the exons ATGTCCTGGTTTCTTCTGTTGCTGTCGTCTACAGTGTTGGCCTGCAGGGCTGCAGTCTGTCCGTGTGAGAGACCCGAGCTCTGTCTGCACATCCGACAGGAGAGAGACTTTGAG gtgtttgtgtttgatgtggGTGGAAAGGCATGGAAGTCCTACAACTGGAGCATGGTAACAACAGTGGCAACGTTTGGAAAATATGACCCTGAACTCATGTGTTACGCTCACTCTAAAGGAGCTCGGGTTGTGCTCAAAG GTGACATTCCCCTCTCCTACATTGTGGACCAAGATAACAGGACAGCGTGGATAACAGAGAAGGTCAACTTGGCCAAGAGTCAGTTTATGGATGGGATCAACCTTGACATTGAACAGTCAGTGGAGGAGGGGTCACCAGAGTATTATGCTCTGACAGACCTGGTGAAAGAGACCACAGAGGCCTTCCACAGGGAGTTACCAGGTTCACAG GTCTCATTTGATGTTGCCTGGTCACCAAAATGCATCGACAAGCGCTGCTATGATTACGTAGCCATCGCTGAATCCTGCGACCTGCTGTTTGTGATGTCCTATGATGAACAGAGCCAGATCATGGGCGACTGTATCGCAATGGCAAATGCCCCACTCTCTCAGACACTGAATG CTTATGACCAATATTTGAATCTGAGGATCGATCGAAAGAAGCTGGTAATGGGAATGCCATGGTACGGCTATGACTACCCATGCGTCAACCTCACCCAG GAGGGAACATGTTATATAGCCAAAGTTCCTTTCCGCGGAGCCCCCTGCAGCGATGCAGCTGGAAAGCAGAAAACATACAAGTGGATCATGAAACAGGTCAACGTCTCACTGTCCGGCAGGCTCTGGGACAACGAGCAGCGGGCTCCTTACTTCAACTACAAG GACGAGCAAGGACAGATTCATCAGGTTTGGTATGATGACCCAGAGAGTATTTGTCCAAAGGCGGACTATGTGACATCTAAAGGTTTGAGGGGCATTGGCATGTGGAATGGCAACATCTTGGACTACAGTGATGAGCCTGTCGCCAGGCAGCAGACCGCAATGATGTGGAATGCTCTCCTAGGATGCTAG
- the ctbs gene encoding di-N-acetylchitobiase isoform X2, which produces MVTTVATFGKYDPELMCYAHSKGARVVLKGDIPLSYIVDQDNRTAWITEKVNLAKSQFMDGINLDIEQSVEEGSPEYYALTDLVKETTEAFHRELPGSQVSFDVAWSPKCIDKRCYDYVAIAESCDLLFVMSYDEQSQIMGDCIAMANAPLSQTLNAYDQYLNLRIDRKKLVMGMPWYGYDYPCVNLTQEGTCYIAKVPFRGAPCSDAAGKQKTYKWIMKQVNVSLSGRLWDNEQRAPYFNYKDEQGQIHQVWYDDPESICPKADYVTSKGLRGIGMWNGNILDYSDEPVARQQTAMMWNALLGC; this is translated from the exons ATGGTAACAACAGTGGCAACGTTTGGAAAATATGACCCTGAACTCATGTGTTACGCTCACTCTAAAGGAGCTCGGGTTGTGCTCAAAG GTGACATTCCCCTCTCCTACATTGTGGACCAAGATAACAGGACAGCGTGGATAACAGAGAAGGTCAACTTGGCCAAGAGTCAGTTTATGGATGGGATCAACCTTGACATTGAACAGTCAGTGGAGGAGGGGTCACCAGAGTATTATGCTCTGACAGACCTGGTGAAAGAGACCACAGAGGCCTTCCACAGGGAGTTACCAGGTTCACAG GTCTCATTTGATGTTGCCTGGTCACCAAAATGCATCGACAAGCGCTGCTATGATTACGTAGCCATCGCTGAATCCTGCGACCTGCTGTTTGTGATGTCCTATGATGAACAGAGCCAGATCATGGGCGACTGTATCGCAATGGCAAATGCCCCACTCTCTCAGACACTGAATG CTTATGACCAATATTTGAATCTGAGGATCGATCGAAAGAAGCTGGTAATGGGAATGCCATGGTACGGCTATGACTACCCATGCGTCAACCTCACCCAG GAGGGAACATGTTATATAGCCAAAGTTCCTTTCCGCGGAGCCCCCTGCAGCGATGCAGCTGGAAAGCAGAAAACATACAAGTGGATCATGAAACAGGTCAACGTCTCACTGTCCGGCAGGCTCTGGGACAACGAGCAGCGGGCTCCTTACTTCAACTACAAG GACGAGCAAGGACAGATTCATCAGGTTTGGTATGATGACCCAGAGAGTATTTGTCCAAAGGCGGACTATGTGACATCTAAAGGTTTGAGGGGCATTGGCATGTGGAATGGCAACATCTTGGACTACAGTGATGAGCCTGTCGCCAGGCAGCAGACCGCAATGATGTGGAATGCTCTCCTAGGATGCTAG